A genomic stretch from Colwellia sp. Arc7-635 includes:
- a CDS encoding VOC family protein — protein sequence MIEHRRLRSICHASVGTNNLLRAKSFYSPVLATLDIDLVSEYEQALAYGKGYPEFWVQRPFDEMPATSGNGVHFGFVALNKQQVDDFYHCALALGGRCNGAPDSRPEYGEPYYGCFIIDLDGNKIEASYWQVTEK from the coding sequence ATGATTGAACATCGCCGTCTACGCAGTATTTGTCATGCGTCAGTGGGAACTAATAATTTGCTACGCGCAAAATCATTTTACAGCCCCGTTTTGGCAACGTTAGACATTGACTTGGTCAGTGAATACGAACAGGCACTCGCGTACGGAAAAGGTTACCCTGAGTTTTGGGTGCAACGACCGTTTGACGAAATGCCTGCAACGTCTGGAAATGGTGTTCATTTTGGTTTTGTGGCATTAAATAAACAACAAGTAGATGACTTTTATCATTGTGCTTTGGCACTAGGTGGGCGTTGTAATGGCGCACCAGATAGCAGACCTGAGTACGGTGAGCCTTATTATGGTTGCTTTATTATTGACCTTGATGGAAATAAAATAGAAGCAAGTTATTGGCAAGTTACTGAAAAATAG
- the parE gene encoding DNA topoisomerase IV subunit B, whose amino-acid sequence MSEQYNSDSIEVLSGLDPVRHRPGMYTDTARPNHLGQEVIDNSVDEALAGHAQNITVILDKDQSLEVIDDGRGMPIDIHPEEGVSGVELIFCKLHAGGKFSNKNYQFSGGLHGVGISVVNALSTRVDVSVRRDGKVYEMAFESGYKVEELRETGTVGRRNTGTRVKFWPDASYFDSAKFSARRLVHLLKAKAVLCPGLTIKFHDKNEDNKYQWCYEDGLVDYLKESVKGYESLPEEPFVGSFSSQHEAADWAVTWLPDGGESVGESYVNLIPTVQGGTHVNGLRQGLLESMREFCEFRNLIPRGVKLTPDDIWDKCSYILSVKMEDPQFAGQTKERLSSRQCAAFVTGVVRDSFSLWLNEHTEKAETLAEFCISNAQRRLRASKKIIRKKVTQGPALPGKLTDCGSQDIARTELFLVEGDSAGGSAKQARDREIQAIMPLRGKILNTWEVDSGQILASQEVHDISVALGIDPDTDDLSGLRYGKICILADADSDGLHIATLLCALFTQHFLPLVQAGHVYVAMPPLYRIDVGKEVFYALDEAEKDGIIDRIEAEKKRGKVNVQRFKGLGEMNPLQLRETTMDPNTRRLVQLTVDEHAETMELMDMLLSKKRAGDRKNWLQAKGDMVELD is encoded by the coding sequence ATGAGTGAACAATATAATTCCGACTCCATTGAGGTCCTTAGTGGCCTTGACCCGGTACGCCATCGTCCAGGCATGTATACCGATACCGCTCGTCCTAATCATTTAGGGCAAGAAGTTATCGATAACTCTGTTGATGAAGCATTAGCAGGACATGCACAAAATATTACTGTGATCCTTGATAAAGACCAATCTTTAGAAGTTATTGATGATGGTCGAGGTATGCCGATTGATATCCATCCTGAAGAAGGTGTGTCAGGGGTAGAACTTATTTTTTGTAAGTTGCATGCAGGTGGTAAATTTTCCAATAAAAACTATCAATTTTCCGGTGGTTTACACGGTGTGGGTATTTCTGTTGTTAATGCTTTGTCTACACGTGTCGACGTTTCAGTAAGACGTGACGGAAAGGTCTATGAAATGGCTTTTGAAAGTGGCTACAAAGTTGAAGAGCTAAGAGAAACAGGTACGGTTGGTCGTCGTAATACCGGCACCCGTGTTAAGTTTTGGCCAGACGCTAGCTATTTTGATTCGGCAAAATTTTCAGCTCGTCGCTTAGTTCATTTACTTAAAGCTAAAGCCGTACTTTGTCCTGGTTTAACGATAAAATTTCATGATAAAAACGAAGATAATAAATATCAATGGTGCTATGAAGATGGCCTAGTTGATTATCTTAAAGAGTCAGTTAAAGGCTATGAAAGTTTACCTGAAGAACCTTTTGTTGGTAGCTTTAGCTCCCAGCATGAAGCTGCCGATTGGGCTGTTACTTGGTTGCCTGATGGTGGTGAGTCAGTGGGAGAGAGTTATGTTAACTTAATTCCAACAGTACAAGGTGGTACTCACGTTAATGGACTTCGCCAAGGTCTATTAGAATCAATGCGTGAGTTTTGTGAATTTAGAAATTTAATTCCTCGAGGCGTTAAACTAACACCTGATGATATCTGGGATAAATGTTCTTACATTTTGTCGGTCAAAATGGAAGACCCACAATTTGCTGGACAAACCAAAGAACGGTTGTCTTCACGCCAATGTGCCGCATTCGTCACTGGCGTTGTTAGAGACTCTTTTAGCTTATGGTTAAATGAGCATACTGAAAAAGCGGAAACATTAGCTGAGTTCTGTATTTCGAACGCCCAGCGCCGTTTACGTGCAAGTAAAAAAATTATTCGTAAAAAAGTTACCCAAGGGCCAGCTTTACCTGGCAAGTTAACTGATTGTGGTAGCCAAGATATCGCAAGAACAGAATTGTTCTTAGTTGAGGGTGACTCTGCTGGCGGTAGCGCAAAACAAGCGCGTGATCGTGAAATTCAAGCGATTATGCCGTTGCGCGGCAAGATTTTGAATACTTGGGAAGTGGATTCTGGACAAATCCTAGCATCGCAGGAAGTACATGACATTTCAGTTGCCTTAGGCATTGATCCCGACACTGATGATTTATCAGGACTGCGTTATGGCAAAATTTGTATTTTGGCCGATGCCGACTCCGATGGTCTACATATTGCAACCTTACTTTGTGCGCTATTTACTCAGCATTTTTTACCACTAGTACAAGCAGGGCATGTCTATGTTGCTATGCCTCCTCTTTATCGTATTGATGTCGGTAAAGAAGTCTTTTACGCGTTAGATGAAGCTGAAAAAGACGGCATTATCGATCGTATCGAAGCAGAGAAAAAACGCGGTAAAGTCAATGTACAACGATTCAAAGGTCTAGGTGAAATGAATCCGTTACAATTACGTGAAACGACGATGGATCCTAATACTCGTCGTTTAGTGCAATTGACCGTTGATGAACACGCAGAGACCATGGAATTAATGGATATGTTACTTTCTAAAAAGCGCGCTGGTGATCGTAAAAATTGGCTGCAAGCTAAAGGTGATATGGTTGAGCTTGACTAG